Proteins co-encoded in one Halanaerobiales bacterium genomic window:
- a CDS encoding FAD-dependent oxidoreductase, producing MQKHDILVIGGGPAGITLAKNIKNKRDVGIIRPEDHSMIYCAMPYVIEDLLPYEKTLKSDSIVTETGAELIRDRAVDIDFENKIVKTEKNNEYGYNELIIATGADPILPSIPGAELENVMTFKTENDLEKILDIVDNDIKNASVVGAGAIGIELAQALNEKGINTNLIDMMPSVLPNLLDEDISKKAGEELNELGLDLYLDSKVEKLEGNSKVKSIILEGNKEVESDFVVFAIGMSPNVDFVKDSNLNIGKDGIIVNEKMKTNIEDVYAVGDCVQYECAITGNVTSGKLATNAVAMGRVLATNLLGGNRSYEGFYNGAATKVGKYYVGGTGLSERLASDKFDIITAESEFTTAFPIMPFAKDVKMKLIINKNNRKVLGGQVISGEPVTDKVDKITMAVQYGIKVDRLLDFNYSSQPYQSFYPAHNLLVKAAEKAVKKLD from the coding sequence TTGCAAAAACATGATATTTTAGTAATTGGTGGAGGACCTGCAGGAATTACGCTGGCAAAAAATATAAAAAACAAAAGAGATGTTGGAATTATTAGACCTGAAGATCATTCTATGATTTATTGTGCAATGCCTTATGTAATTGAAGATTTACTTCCTTATGAAAAAACTTTAAAGAGTGATTCTATTGTTACAGAAACCGGAGCAGAATTGATTAGAGATAGAGCGGTAGATATTGATTTTGAGAATAAAATTGTAAAAACAGAAAAAAATAATGAATATGGGTATAATGAACTTATAATTGCAACAGGTGCAGATCCAATTTTACCGTCTATTCCTGGAGCAGAGCTTGAAAATGTAATGACTTTCAAAACAGAAAATGATTTGGAGAAAATTTTAGATATTGTCGATAATGATATTAAAAATGCATCTGTGGTGGGAGCAGGAGCAATTGGCATTGAGCTTGCTCAAGCTTTGAATGAAAAAGGAATAAATACAAATTTAATTGATATGATGCCCAGTGTACTTCCTAATTTACTTGATGAAGATATTTCAAAAAAAGCAGGTGAAGAATTAAATGAACTTGGACTTGACCTTTACCTTGATAGTAAGGTAGAAAAATTGGAAGGTAATTCTAAAGTGAAATCTATAATTTTGGAAGGAAATAAGGAAGTTGAAAGTGATTTTGTAGTTTTTGCAATTGGGATGAGCCCAAATGTAGATTTTGTAAAAGATAGTAATTTAAATATTGGAAAAGATGGAATAATAGTAAATGAAAAAATGAAAACCAATATTGAAGATGTCTATGCAGTAGGAGATTGTGTTCAATATGAATGTGCTATAACTGGAAATGTTACTTCTGGTAAATTGGCTACTAATGCTGTAGCTATGGGAAGAGTACTTGCTACTAATTTGCTTGGAGGAAATAGAAGTTATGAAGGCTTTTATAATGGTGCTGCCACAAAAGTTGGAAAATATTATGTAGGGGGAACTGGTTTATCTGAAAGGTTAGCATCTGATAAATTTGATATTATTACTGCAGAATCAGAATTTACTACTGCTTTTCCAATTATGCCTTTTGCAAAAGATGTAAAAATGAAACTAATAATAAATAAAAATAATCGCAAGGTGCTCGGAGGACAGGTTATAAGTGGAGAACCGGTAACAGACAAAGTTGACAAAATAACAATGGCTGTTCAATATGGGATTAAGGTTGATCGTTTATTAGATTTTAACTATTCTTCTCAACCATATCAATCTTTTTATCCAGCCCATAATCTTTTAGTTAAAGCTGCTGAAAAAGCTGTTAAAAAATTAGATTAA
- a CDS encoding DUF6544 family protein, whose protein sequence is MKSMLINYWWAILIGLILIIIVVFFIGNLQMNKRISREKNILMDGLNKNQEDTELIVEDDIKELPLVVQKWLKEVGVLGQKKIKAVTLSQKGKMKLNPDQKEWYEPEAEQDIRVDRPGYLWQVDIPMFKILNIKGRDLFNNGEGAMEIRIASLIPVVNEKNNKKINESSMHRFLMEIPWYPTAAIEDYIHWEEINSNIAKATLTYQDISVESDFYFNEDGSLKKIESLRYKETDEDAKRIPCIGEIKGFTEVDGLKIPNLIDITWMIDQKPFTWYKLESYNISFVR, encoded by the coding sequence ATGAAAAGTATGTTAATTAATTATTGGTGGGCTATTTTAATTGGATTAATTTTAATTATTATTGTTGTTTTTTTTATTGGAAATTTACAAATGAATAAAAGAATTTCAAGAGAAAAAAATATTCTAATGGATGGGCTAAATAAAAATCAAGAAGATACTGAACTGATAGTAGAAGATGATATAAAAGAACTTCCACTTGTTGTACAAAAATGGTTAAAAGAGGTTGGAGTATTAGGTCAAAAAAAAATTAAAGCAGTCACTTTATCTCAAAAAGGAAAAATGAAATTAAATCCAGATCAAAAAGAATGGTATGAACCTGAAGCAGAACAAGATATAAGAGTGGATAGACCTGGCTATTTATGGCAGGTTGATATTCCAATGTTTAAAATACTTAATATTAAAGGAAGAGATCTTTTTAATAATGGTGAAGGGGCCATGGAAATACGAATTGCCTCTCTAATTCCTGTTGTTAATGAAAAAAATAATAAAAAAATTAATGAATCTTCAATGCATAGATTTTTAATGGAAATACCCTGGTACCCTACAGCAGCCATTGAGGATTATATACATTGGGAAGAAATAAATAGTAATATTGCCAAAGCAACTTTAACTTATCAGGATATCTCAGTGGAATCTGATTTTTATTTTAACGAAGATGGATCTCTTAAAAAAATAGAAAGTCTTCGCTATAAAGAAACAGATGAAGATGCTAAAAGAATTCCGTGTATTGGAGAGATTAAAGGATTTACTGAGGTAGATGGATTAAAAATCCCTAATCTAATAGATATTACCTGGATGATTGACCAAAAACCATTTACCTGGTATAAACTAGAAAGTTATAATATAAGTTTTGTAAGATAA
- a CDS encoding cupin domain-containing protein — MEAMIGNRKEIKAKKVDDKHAQNTEKRIVFSPEKNWDSHVMRVFTMEKEGQTYEHSHDWPHWIYVLNGTGSVTIKGKKHLLKEDSYLFVPPEIKHFFKNEGEKDFEWICIVPPEGDTFK, encoded by the coding sequence ATGGAAGCCATGATTGGAAATAGAAAAGAAATAAAAGCAAAAAAAGTTGATGATAAACATGCACAAAATACTGAAAAGAGAATAGTATTTAGCCCTGAAAAAAATTGGGATAGTCATGTAATGAGAGTATTTACAATGGAAAAAGAGGGTCAGACATATGAACATAGTCATGATTGGCCTCACTGGATTTATGTACTAAATGGTACAGGAAGTGTTACTATTAAAGGTAAAAAACATTTATTGAAAGAAGATAGCTATTTATTTGTTCCTCCCGAAATAAAACATTTCTTTAAAAATGAAGGGGAAAAAGATTTTGAATGGATATGTATAGTTCCTCCTGAAGGAGATACTTTTAAATAA
- a CDS encoding sensor domain-containing diguanylate cyclase has translation MFNFKEEKRIIFIYIIIGLSWIYFSDDLLLALTNDIEQFNKIQTYKGTFYVLVTALIFYFLLKKYIGNLRKQQEKLKESNQKLTAMNEQFKLAISGAKIDVWEWNQNDGFIPFDSRDLELIDWKEDQLNKGIESIIDNVYSDDKNGLKEEIEKIVNGKKDHFELEYRLKTQNGDWIWVKNVGRVYARDDKDYPLRILGIYIDIDKRKKSEEKIKKLSYKDKLTNLCNRRYLDLAINRFKNSRRYPISIIIGDLDDLKKINDTYGHQIGDKYLKKTAEILKKIFRDQDIVARVGGDEFAIILPETDENIVKELCERIEERFEKTNDLEELPQKINISLGCSTVKSKDEKFDKYYKIADNIMYRNKKKKKNVEPKKEI, from the coding sequence TTGTTTAATTTTAAAGAAGAAAAAAGAATTATTTTTATTTATATAATTATTGGCTTAAGCTGGATATATTTTTCCGATGACCTCCTTTTAGCTTTAACAAATGATATAGAACAATTTAATAAGATTCAAACATACAAAGGCACGTTTTATGTTTTAGTTACAGCATTGATTTTTTATTTTCTCTTAAAAAAATATATTGGAAATTTAAGAAAACAGCAAGAAAAATTAAAGGAAAGCAATCAAAAATTAACTGCTATGAATGAACAATTTAAATTAGCAATTAGTGGGGCTAAAATTGATGTCTGGGAATGGAATCAAAATGATGGTTTTATTCCTTTTGATTCTAGAGATTTAGAATTGATTGATTGGAAAGAAGATCAACTAAACAAAGGAATTGAATCTATTATAGATAATGTATATTCTGATGATAAAAATGGATTAAAAGAAGAAATAGAAAAAATAGTAAATGGAAAAAAAGATCATTTTGAATTAGAATATCGTTTAAAAACTCAAAATGGTGACTGGATTTGGGTGAAAAATGTAGGGAGAGTTTATGCACGCGACGATAAGGATTATCCTCTAAGAATTTTGGGTATTTATATTGATATAGATAAAAGAAAAAAATCTGAAGAAAAAATAAAGAAACTTTCTTATAAAGATAAATTAACTAATTTATGTAATAGAAGATATTTGGATTTAGCAATAAATAGATTTAAAAATTCAAGAAGATATCCTATTAGTATTATTATAGGTGATCTTGACGATTTAAAAAAAATTAATGATACGTATGGACATCAAATTGGTGATAAATATCTAAAAAAAACTGCAGAAATCTTAAAGAAAATTTTTAGAGACCAGGATATTGTAGCAAGAGTTGGTGGAGATGAATTTGCTATAATCTTACCTGAAACTGATGAAAATATAGTAAAAGAGTTATGTGAAAGAATAGAAGAAAGATTTGAAAAAACTAATGATCTTGAAGAATTACCCCAAAAAATTAACATTTCATTAGGTTGTTCTACTGTTAAGAGTAAAGATGAAAAATTTGATAAATATTATAAAATAGCTGATAATATAATGTATAGGAATAAAAAGAAAAAAAAGAATGTAGAGCCAAAAAAGGAGATATAA
- a CDS encoding MBL fold metallo-hydrolase — MDLVQLKNRSYIIKNSTNIGVYMFNDEDCLLIDTSYPGKTAEKLLKFLKAEGLNVKYIINTHGHIDHFGANELLAENFSLEVFASAYEKTFIKFPDSTHSFLTAAKPISALATGLDGMEVNEIKGDYLNLENNKFKIINLPGHSRSHIGVLTEDKVLYGGDAMLAPSIIEQIKIPYFYDIEKFRESILKIEELSKNNNMDIYVPSHGNIIKKDFSDAVKLNLNKVEHLLNLVLDILKEKPLNLEKIIEKINIKFNITEGIPNHFITRACIMSFLSYFIEKNKVETIFKDNLLHYKLKL, encoded by the coding sequence ATGGATTTAGTTCAACTAAAAAATAGAAGTTATATTATAAAAAATTCTACAAATATAGGAGTATATATGTTTAATGATGAAGATTGTTTATTAATTGATACTTCCTATCCAGGGAAAACAGCTGAAAAGTTACTAAAATTTTTAAAAGCAGAGGGATTAAATGTAAAATATATTATTAATACTCATGGTCACATTGACCATTTTGGAGCTAATGAATTACTGGCTGAAAATTTTTCTCTTGAAGTTTTTGCTTCGGCTTATGAAAAAACTTTTATTAAATTTCCAGATTCTACTCATAGTTTTTTGACTGCTGCTAAGCCTATTTCAGCTCTGGCAACTGGTCTAGATGGGATGGAAGTTAATGAAATCAAAGGTGATTATTTAAATTTAGAAAATAATAAATTTAAAATTATTAATTTACCAGGTCATAGCAGGAGTCATATTGGGGTTTTAACTGAAGATAAGGTACTTTATGGTGGAGATGCAATGCTGGCCCCCAGTATTATAGAACAGATTAAAATTCCATATTTTTATGATATAGAAAAATTTAGAGAATCAATTTTAAAAATAGAGGAATTATCTAAAAATAATAATATGGATATTTATGTTCCTTCTCATGGTAATATTATAAAAAAAGATTTTTCAGATGCAGTTAAATTAAATCTAAATAAAGTTGAACATTTATTAAATTTAGTACTGGATATTTTAAAAGAAAAACCTTTAAATCTGGAAAAAATAATTGAAAAAATAAATATTAAATTTAATATAACTGAAGGTATTCCCAATCATTTTATTACCAGAGCCTGTATTATGTCATTTTTAAGCTATTTTATTGAAAAAAATAAAGTAGAAACTATTTTTAAAGATAATTTGCTTCATTATAAATTGAAATTATAA